aaaacagaattgattaacaaaactttcaaactaatagaaattaatattcctgaattgaaagttttgaaaagttttgaaaaatctaaaaaatatacttcaagagttcaacaacggttaaacaagaaaaaaggttacaattctggttccggttgtcaaaagaaacctaaccaaaatcgtagctacaaaaagaaaggtcttggttttattccaccagaaaattataaaaatgataaaaattctaaaacaaaaacagaatttgtgtcaggtggaagctcagaagatgaacagaagaaaccattttggagacagtcaaaccaagagtttcttgctgagaagagaaagaatggaactgaagtgtggCAACCAAAagaaactcgtacctgttacaagtgcaatgaagctggtcacattgcatggaatcgttcaaagaatgcaaaaacaaaacagggagtttctcagaaattaaaagaaaaagttgttgatgttgaaccaccaaccaatagactgaaaatttttgaaaactcaacgtatgaggttggtgaatgttcgaagaggaatttgtatgaaaagaaaggaaaagacaaccaaatgtgggttgttaagaaagttgatgtgaatgtcggcgatgaatctggttccacaaagccagaagagccacaggttgaggagaaaatttcagtgaatgatgatgattttccatcactgaaatttgaagaagttaaaaagaaaattggaaaagttgatatctcgaaacagttttatactgagaaaaatgaatttgatgtcgaaaaaacatttaatggaagtgttaagaaaatttttgggaaaatgttgaacgggaaagcaaaaggggtaaaagatttctATGCAACTAAGAAGGTAACTTACAATCCCACTatgcaagaattgaaagccatcaagtctgaaaagacttggatggaagtctgctttccatgatagtcgaaggactatgccggagatcccaagtttatatcgtggatcatgaatcggcatcattcatgttttgaTGATTGTGTATGAAAATTTTTGATaagtgtttgaatgtttacaggttgaatgactacgccggagcttccaggttggtaagtgcgaagcaggaatcggcactttgatgggTAAATGTAGATGATTCATTCCTACAATTGGAATTGATTGGttatatctacaagtggttatttttacaagtggtatagGTTGCTTAATTTCAAaacagtgaatcaaggacattaagttgtatttGATTTACTACATTGGttaaaactgacaagatgatgaaccatatccccatgcttcacaagtggtaaacttaaaagtggtaaaaacaaactcatttttcgtaaaaatcatttcgattaaaacaaacttaagtgttttgagatctaaatgagaaaatggtttgttgaaagggggagttcagattgtttttGCCGAGTAAATAGagatttgatgcgattcgatgtcagttgtcaagtttctgtatagtttgttttactttttagttttcaagtgggtcaagagtctagtagttttcaaatttcctttgaaatgtgtttgcattttagggggagtagggaaatttcagaaaatccaaaaacatttgaaaatttgcaaaaaacaaaaacatgataaaattcaaaaatgagttttgttgtgaaaagaggaaatgatagtacatcagtaggctctcacaacatgctaaagaaatgtaaagataaaatgtgataaaaaatctcactgcggatatgccagtaggttttcgcacatttagtagattgtgacgagatataaactaaatttcaaacttgcttgttctgtgggttaacacaaacttggatatataggtaacctctgaaatcttgtttgaaaggtcccttattctgagatactaggtctttatgctcagtgatatctagggtattatcccgggacttctgttgtatggaagtactgacctagtccccggataatgctttccgcaaaagcttgaaacatagcttcgccctcagcatgctaatgaaacaataaaattgatagacgctgctgttgaaataaaaagatcctctaaaggggacacaccaaaagtcgaagctgtcatctctctgcgtatacggaagtatcgacctgagctctcatggccctcgcatataacccctaaacagatatcagctgtggtatattcacctgtaagactgaatattgggatctggatacgggagtatattcaagtagtgagacacacgaataagtcagtatctaagacattaacatcgtatctcggatcaattgaactttgtgtgagaatttcagtggaccgatatactgacaatctaggtgaattgttttgaactgaaaatgtaatcaagcttaacggtgttagtgacatgtctcataaactgatatgatcctcttacacgaattcgcaaaatatgtttgtaaatatttcatttctacatTCTCGTGCTTTTACAAGTAGtgtcattttttttaaaaaaaatccaaaaagattttgtttgtgttttagcataaacttttgaaaaagacaaaaagatttttgacaactgatattggaaagctgattttcaaaattccaagtgctagacatgatgatcttgttgtgagggggagtgtgtatTGAACAATCAAATGTACTTTgaaaatcaacaagtggttcattaTGTGTGAATTTTTGAGGGAGAGTGTTGTTGATGCATGTGCTATGAGAGGAAGTTATCTGATTATATCAGATCGTTGGTGAATTAAATTTGTTAaatctagaaaatttatttctgggttgagTCTTTGCAGGTTAAGTTGTGTCAGGTCGATTTAGAGACTCAAGCTAGAAGATAGCCAAGTTTTGATCTCGAAACTGAACGAAATTCAGGTTGCGATATATGAGGATTTTGATTGATGAAAAGCCTGACAATGATCCTGGTTCAGTTTTTGCtaaagaacaaagaaatgccagcaaatcgagagggggagtctgaagatagagagagagaaaatccCAGAgtctgatcaagactgaagatgtgaagacacagtattgtcgtgactcgatggacgactccgtcaacatctgagggggagtctgttggtgcacttcatctgtcgacttcatcttggatcgagtcatatgatgttttgtatagattagggcacaatatacgagaaaacaggagaatgtatgtgtctagaaagatagtttcgcttataaggacactagaataggtttcgcttatgtgtacaaggtagtttcgcttatacgtacacaaGAGGTtccgctcttgtggacatgtacgtataagcggaaccttcaTCCCTATATAAACCACATAAGCGAACTCAGTTGTAACTTGGtcaaattccataccgaggtgctgccagtgtgacgtttgagctgtaatcattgtcaaatcaataaaacagtagattaagtgaagaacaagctatttctatctacgtttcttgttattccgcacctgaaacatagaagaacgcctctgaacgactcgttcaggTCAATTCTCGATCCTACACCAACAGGAAGCTATAGTATTACCTaagtctacaatgtgagtcattctctttttctaccaaactgtttttacaaaacctcaaatattttcagttatacttacagtgattgagtctttgtattctacaattgctaccagtattatggggttttgtatacattacttgataaccttcactattggacaatgggttagccaatgtgtgatatgaccacagtcacagatccggttgagtggcaagtactgaatgagtatattggtagatataaacattgtaatcgctctcaatactgtaagttataaaagcttgttttgattaaactgggatacactcgctagtatttcttgctgataaaacctttttaaaacgcattttaggtaacttaatgtgaagctataaGAAGCCAGCCATGGAGCACTGAAAGCTtaaaaagtggctataaaagttacctaaataaaaaggagattttgttttcaataattatggtttatccctataaatgtattgtagatgaaacatgggttttatcccatttactTATtaaaaaagtttggtgttttgaaactctgaaatttatttcctaactacgatcctgatgttttAATTttgctgccaaattaataaacactgataccactAGCTTTGCGTATCTCGCGGCTCTCGttcccggggtaggggtcgggggctgtgacattcGGCAATCATATATTAATTCAAAATGTATTTTTTGTATTGGTTTATGTATTAGTTTTCGTATGAGTTCTGTAATAGTCTCGTGTCGGCATTTTTTTGGTATTCGTACCAGTACCCATGTCAGTTTACTATCAATGTATGTGTTTATATTGGTCTCAGTTTCAGTGTCGATTTCAATTCACTCTTAGTTctataattttttttcatttgaTTGGCAATTACTTGTACTTTTAATTCCTCATTTACTAAGCCATTTTTGGTTAAACCATTTTTTCTTGGTTGTGTTTATCTTATTTGTTAGACAAGTTATCTTATTTGTTAGACATGTTATCCGGGAAATCTAAGGAATTAGTGAGAAGCGAGAAGCGATAAGAAGAAGTTGGAGATCCGATTTTTTCATTTATATATTTATTCTGATAAAATGTATTTAGAGTCTTTTTATTTATTGGATTGGTTTTTGTATTTGATATATGtaagagtgacacgtcagccctagcCGGTTTGGGGTGGTAAGTAAGGGCGCAGAATCAATGTATAACGAGCCGTAgtacgggctacggctcaaccctGTATTTGCAGTGTaattttttttcggttttatacataGGATACCCTAAACATATACGAGGATACCCCTAAGATAAAATTATGAAACTTGATATTATTCATTAAGCCCAAAACCTGTTTAGTAACTAAGCTCAAATAATTAGTTTTATGATAATTAAGCCCAAATTGTAATAACTAATAAAgcccaaataataaaataatctaTTGAACCATTGATTATTGGCGGCAATGTCCTATTGTGAAACCAAACGTCTCACAGCAACAGCAACCACACAATCGCATTCTGCAGTCTCTCATAGTCGCACGCTCGACAATCTGATCAGCAATTCCGGTCCGGCAATCTGATCAGCGATTCAGGGCTTCGGGCGATTTGATTTCTTGTGAGTTTTATTCTCCTCTTAATCTTTCATAACTGATAGTTTGATTTCTTTTATGATGATGTTTTAGACTTATAGTTTATCCAGAAATTCTTTTATGATGATTCACGTATAAGAGAGGTATCAACAGAATTTGAGGAATTATCATCGATATTGTTGTTCAAGCGAATGGAATAAGAAAAAAAGTATTGTCTAAACCACACCTTCTACTGTTGCTCGATTTATGCaacatatgtttttttttttttgccttctTTATCTCTGTTTATTTTATTTTCCTAGCATGCTATATACTAACAAAGTCAAAGTTGGTGTTAGGTGAACTTGTATAGATATGTTGTTTTAGACTTATAGTTTGGTTTTTTTTATGTTGATGTTTCATAATTGATAGTTTGATTTCTTTTATGATGTTTCATAATTGTTAGGTTTTAAGACTTTATTTTTGTTCTTAAACTAGGGAGTAGGGAAGATGAATCCATAATCTAAAAAACATTATCTAATTAGGAACACATAGTTCTTGTCCTTTGATTTATGGGGTAGTGAAGCTAGCTTTGTTTTAATagttgcaaccgcaaccgttgaaagatgtttttcgaaattgaaACTTGTCAAGATGCATTTACGTAATCGAATGGGCCCGGAATTTTTGAACAATGTGATGGTATGTCTGGTCGAAAAGTATTTTTTTTCGTAAAGTAAAAGACGAtgatgtgatggaacgatttcaagctatgaaaaaaagaagaTGACAAATCTATTAGTTAATTGTTTTCCTTTATCTTTTTTGTtgtcgttttttttttaatattgtataaTTGCACGGTAAATTTTTTTTGGATACCCCTGCTTTAATGGGCTAGTTCCGCGTGATAGGCGTATAATCTTGTGTAGGTCTTGTAGTTATATTGTGTCTAGATGTTGATGCTTGTGTGTTAGGCGTATAATCTTGTGTCTAGAGGAGTACTAAGGCGAGTCATGAGGAGGGACCAGTTAGTACCTTGCCATGTGCGTATGTGTGTGGAAACTGAGTATGTTCCTCTAGGTAAGGGGAAGGGTGAGCAATTGTTTATAGGAGTTTCGTGGACACCGTTGGGGTCTTGTATACGGGTCTAAACAAAAGTGGTTAAACACACTAGAAACAAAACATGTGCGAACCGATTCAAACAAAACATTGGATCGCCACCGAGAGTCTAGATGCAAATCAAATTAAAACGAATCAAACCATAGTGTTAACATGTAGCATGTGTTTGGTAGTCAAAATTCGTTGATCTCACTTGTGAAAATGTAACAATGGTGGGTTGAAGTCCAATTGTGGGCAAAATAAAGTACTTAAAAGTAGGTTAATTTATCGTAAAAAAAActtttgtttgtttaaaatttGATCGGGCTTTAGGGAAAAAAAAACTAGACTTTATTACCCTTACATTTAACTTAACTGAATGATATTTTCAAAAGCTTATGATCTCTTGTTTTAGGTTACAAACCGGGTTTATTATTTTAACAGGCGTCGACCATAATTTTAGAAACATAACTAGTCACCCTCACTTCATTTCTCTCTGTATCATAAAAGTTAAAAGTAAAGTAAGGgcggctaagctttttgaaacaacttattaacttattggctttttgaaaagttataagCTCCTAGATGATGTTTGGCAATGAGCTTGTATGTGAGGGGAAAAATGATTTTTTCAAAAAGTCATTGCATACTAAGTTttcaaaaagtcaataagttgttttaagAAGCTTACCCAAAAGAAGAGACTAAGCTAATGAATTTGTTTGGAAGAAACCATAAATCTGTGTATTATTGTAGTTTAGCTTTGATTCTCTGCgtttttaaaaatttaattttGAAATAGATTTATATTTTCTATAGATCCATACTTTGTAAAACTATACGAAGAAGAAAAGACTGGGAGCTTGCACTAACATACTTTTGACATATGCTTGAACATACGTTGAGATCCATATATAGTCTCATTGTTCTTTTAacttctccctctctctctctctctctctctcttttttttcaaGCAAGGGTTTCATGTGCCTTAATTTTAACTTctcttttttatctttttttttttttttctttcaagcAAGGGTTTCATGTGCCTTAATTTTAACTTctcttttttatcttttttttttctttgaagcAAGGGTTTCATGTGCCTTTTTGAAAAAAAGATTTATATAAAGCCTGATTAATTAGTAAGGAAAAAAAATGAGGTTTAATACTTTCGAGATCATGATCACTAAAAATCATGTTCCATCTTCGTAAAAATTTAAGTTCCCGTCACTACCATTTCGTAACCCTAATTAATCATCACATATCCCATTCACATATCCCATTCTTCTGTTTAAGCTTTTATTATTGTATTCTATCTTATATTTTTATGTTCTGCTTTGTTATCATCACTTATTATTAATTTTCACTTTTTCGTTACCAAGAAAGAGAGTTGTATAGAACGATTAGCAAGAAAGAGAGTTGCAGGGCCGGCTAATCTGTGCCGCCGTTTGAGACCCAAATTTTTAATGGGCCTGAAAAGTTTTTataatcttatatatatatagagagagaccggttatcatacaaatgcccttatcgtacattacgtacgctacaatctcagccgtccgatcatcttcccgcattgaattcgcatgttgtttttttgtaacaatttcgcatgttggttttttaacatgtgaattcatcaaaattatcacatgcgaaattgttacaaaaaaaacaacatgctatttcatcaaaattatcacatgcaaaATTGGTATAAAAAATAACATGCGAATTCAttaaaaattatcacatgcgaaattgttataaaaaaaaaacaaaatgttatttcatcaaaattatcatatGCGAAACTGGTACAAAAAataacatgcgaattcatcaaaaattatcacatgcgaaattgttataaaaaaacaacatcctatttcattaaaattatcacatgcgaaattggttaAAAAAACagcatgcgaattcatcaaaaattatcacatgcgaaattgttataaaaaaaacaacatgcgattttaaaatgcgggaagatgatctgacgctgagattgaagcgtacgtaatgtacgataagcaatattgtacagtactctttacctatatatatatatatatgggaaggttcatttgagaagaaatttaatgtaagaagaaaaaaagaagaaggacatattagtaaaatactatttcatctaTAACTCATGTCAttaatttttctatttttaattaattagtcaactaatcattaattatcctagatataatctacaaaacctacacatatcaaaattttcctacatataccctatatattatagaattttatcctacacagtcgaaatttatcctacacatctcGAAATATAtactacacaactcgtaatttatcctacacagctagtaatttattctacactttaaattaagttgtttttttaatttagaaAAAGTATattttttgaaaaggagttacaaatctaatttagttagttattaaaggggaaaaatacaaattaatgatctatgtaagtttaccaagatacccttatattaaaattaaatgcaaatattaaatgaagtaaaattaAATATTCTTATTGATTGAAACTATTCaattttcttcttacaaaaaaattcttctcatttataGGGTAAggtcatgcgagaaccacctttattgcgagaaccgtgagaaccaatgtgaacacaacctaaaatagttaaaaaaaacctaacccctccccccccccaaaaaaaaaaaaaaaaaaaaacctaaccccccctccccAAGCTAAacgctaaaaactaaaaccctcaaaaaacctaaaaaaaccctaaccccccccccccccaaaaaaaaaaaaaaacctaaacccccctcccccacccctcaaaaacctaccccccccccccccaagctaaaatgctaaaaactaaaccctcaaaaaactttaaaaaatctaaaaaaaatctaaataaatcaaaaaaaatctaatttttttttttatactttttatgttaaaatcgctacttttagtagacAAAAAAAATTGTgcgttttttagctatttttaggcatttttggttgtgttcacattggttctgacaataaagggtggttcctaacggatctttgtcctatatatatatctttactatattaataagcatatccaaaggacttcttaaggtcatataaatttcattaaaacaccCCTAAAGCATGCTGTACAACCCTCTAAAGCACGATATAATTTACAATTCCAATTATGCCCTTCACTCAAAAAACACACGGGGTACACAATTAGGGTTTCTCATTCTCATAGCATTTTATCCGCCCCCATCGAGCTGTTTATCTCCAGGCGATTCAAAAGGAAATAGGGTTTCTCTTGGCGATGCAAGATCTGGCTCCAGATCAGCGAATCTCTCTCTATACGACACCCAATCGACTGAGTTTGAAGGTGGTGAAGGGTTTGGATCTGCCAATCTGTGACGTATGAGCAAGGTATGGCCGCTATTCTACTCAATGTCTTTTTATTATGCTAAATGAAAGATTATTGTTGTTAGGGGGTGTTTGGTCTGCCAATCGGTGATGTATGAGCATGATTTCACAAGATCTAAAGACGGCGTGGTGTGTAGAGACGAGTTCTGGTTTTAGATGGTGGTTGAAGTAGGTTCCGACAAACTGATGTATGTCTGACGACCtcttttttatttgtttaggTCACAAGCTTCAGATCTCTTCTCTGACTTTTTGGTAATTTTATTCCTGCAGTTAGAAGAACATCACATGTATGTTTTTAACCATATCGAcatttttgtttgttatttgacaTGGATCTGTGAAATAGTGTCAGATTTGTGTTGGGTTCTTCAAATATAGTGGTCGTGCATCTGTGAAATAGTTTCAAATATGTGTTGTGTTCTTCAAGGATATGTATTTGATATGGATCTGTGAAATAGATTCAGATCTGTTAATTTTTTCTAGCAGATCTGTTATAATGCTATTACGTTTAAAAAGATGAAAGTCAAATCTGGGTTTGGTGAAAGAGTATTTGACATGGATCTGTGAAATAGACAGCAATATGTATTTTATTTCTGAAATCTTTGATGCAATTTCTGATAGTTTAATTTAGCGATTCTGTTGTGTGTTCTACTCATCGAGTGAATTTATTAGTTGATTTGATATGTTGGGTAAGATTTATTGTTGATCTTTCATTGTTGTGTGTTCTGATTTTCGATTGTTGACCTTTGGTTGATGCTTGATTTTGTACGAAACCCTATCTGGTAACTGAAAATTGTACATATTATTGAATTTAATTGTTGTAATATTGTTAAAGATATGTACAATTTACTTCTTCTGTTGAATCAATACTTTTGACTGTAAATGAAATATTATGGTTACACTTGAAGATTTGTGGGAATTGTATGAGTTTGGAGGGACATTTATTgctgtttgattgattattttctTTATGTTGCGAGAATGGAACTTGCTCTAGCTATTTTGTATTTGAACAAAGCTGAAACCCCGGACAAGATATGCAGAGCAATACAATACGGTTCAAAGTTCGTAAGTAATGGCGAGCCAGGCACTGCCCAAAATGTTGACAAGTCAACTAGCTTGGCTACGAAAGTTTTCCGTCTTTTTAAGGTATCATTTTGTCAAAATAATCAAATTCTATGCATATAATGAATCTGATTTTTGTAAAAGTTATCAAATTTTATGCAGTTTGTCAGTGATTTGCATGCTATTATCAGTCCAACTGCTCCAGGAACTCCGCTTCCGCTTGTTTTGCTGGGGAAGGTAATCGTTTCTTCGATTAGTAAGTCAATTTTGGTTTTTCATTCACATTTTTTGATAAACAATGCTTTGTTTCAGACTTTCAGTCGAAAAATGGCCACTTATATCTCGGTACAGGCCTTCTGTCCGTTCACAATCTGGGGATTATTGATGCACATTTGGAATATATTTTCAAAACTGATTCGGGGTATGAAACCGGTTCCAGCTCTAATCAATGTGTTCAATAACTGGGTATTGGTCAATCCAGGTCGGGTATGGAATTGGTTTTGGAGATGGAAGTGACCGGTTCCGGTCCTGGGTTGTTTTGGGTATTGACTAGCTCGGGTCGCGTATAACCAAGTTGGAACCGTTTTTAAAGCATGGAGTTACAAACTGGTGGTTAAGGTCTGGTATGGAACCGATTCCTAATACCCAGTTTCTAGCAAAGCCCAGTTCTGGTTTTTTTTTTGTCAGGTTCGATTCCAGAATTGGTTTTTTTGCGCACTGTTACTTGGGATTGTCCTTGGGGAAGAATGAACTATGAAGTTATGAAATTATTAACCTACTTTGGATTTAAGGTGTAAACAGTAGTAGTTGGAAATAAATGTGTAGATTTTAGTAGTTTTTGAATTCCATGTGTTAGTATCAGTAGTTCTTGGTGTGTTTTGATGAAAGCTGGAGACAAACCTTTAGTAAGggttcggttttggttttggttttagAGTATCGGAAACTCTTTACTAACGGTTTGGCTCACTGTTTGAcctaaaaaccatcaaaaccgaaCAAGGAGATCTAATTAAGGATTTTAAATATGTGGAAGTAACACACACTAAGTTATGAAttcattttatgatttaaaatgGGCAAAAGGAAAATAAGTGGAATGAAACCATTAACAAAATCAAGTTTGGAACTGGACCGGACATGGCACTCGACTATGTGTTTGGATACAACACAGTCATGTACATGGATGTTCGGAAACTAAAAAGTGACACGTCTTTATGCCAGTTCAGTTTACGATCTGTTTATCGTATTTACCGTATGATGTCTAAAATTGCTTCTTGTTATGACGTATGATGAACAGTGAAATTGATTGGTAAACTACAAGATGGTACCGTGTTCATCAAAAAAGGTCACGATGATTCCCAGCCTTTCGAGTTCAAGGAAGATGAAGGTATATACATTATTTAAAGTTTGTTTCTTTAGCTGTGTAATTTGTTTTCAGTAATGACCGTTTTGGTATTTAATGAAACAGAGCAAGTGATTGACGGATTGGATCGAGCTGTTATGACAATGAAGAAAGGGGAAGTAGCTCTTCTGAAAGTCGCACCAGAATATGCCTTTGGTTCTACCGGTTCCGAGAAAGAATTAGCGGTGGTTCCCCCTAATGCTACTGTTACTGATGGTTGTTGCCAGAGGAACTCCTTGGTTTTCAGGTGCTGATTTGGCAAATTTGGTAAACGTGGCGGCTCTTAAGGCGGCAATGGACAGTGCAAAATCGGTAAGCATGGCTGATTTAGGGTTATAGCGACTCATAGCGAGAATAGCGACAATTAATTTCTTTTGATATAAATAGCAAGTAAATATAACTCTAAAATGGCTGgattataggtttttgttaaatatatatgtaaaatggcatatataccagggtattttgatatagtatacatataaaaatatttaaaaaaaatttaagtgTAGCGCTATTTATAAAATTGCCGACcactatttatcgctattcgctatgtggcttataggtaccttatcgctatttgcTATGTGGCttataggtaccttatcgctattcgctatgtggcttataggtaccttatcgctattcgctatgtggcttataggtaccttatcgctattcgctatgtggcttataggtaccttatcgctataGCGATTTTTGTTATGGGGCGTTTGGACATGCGTTTCAAAACTGATTATGTGATGTTAAATAACCTAATAATATCTTAGTGCTTAGTGATAAAATGATCTAATAGGACATAATATTGAAAAAAGGGGTTAGCTGGTCGTAAAATGGGAATAAAGTTCTCTCAAATTAGACTAAGAGGTAATTTCTTCTCAAAAGGTTGTTTCGAgaactgatggatcctcaaagaTCTCTCCCGTTTGTCATTAAAGCACACGTATATCTGGCTGTGAGTTGTCACAAGTATTGACCCGTTTAAATGAATTGCTCTATTAAATTATTTATCATTTTTGTTAGATTCAGTTATTATAATTTCTTGTGTAAATTTCAAAATCGTTAGTAAAAACGTACTCTTGTCACTAATGTTGCTACTTTTTCACACAACTAATATCAACTGCCATTTATGTACTTAGCCCTGTGGACATTATACCGAAGGTACGTTGCTTCAAGCCCCGCTTCACAATATATCAACTCAAATATATGTTTGATAAAATGCTGGTTATTTTGATTTTTGACAGCATTGTTTGGAGTACTTGGTCCATTGGATGATGTCATTATAGCCCTTATCTTTTTCCTACATGTTGGCACCCTGTATCGGGCTATTCTTGTGTGCCGTTATGGAGGAGCTGCAATTATGCTTCATCTGATATTGATACAATATAGAGATTGTGATCTTTGTATAATGATGGGAAAGATTGTTTCAGTTGCAAGACGtacaagttttcatttttattagtCTTAAAGA
This is a stretch of genomic DNA from Helianthus annuus cultivar XRQ/B chromosome 16, HanXRQr2.0-SUNRISE, whole genome shotgun sequence. It encodes these proteins:
- the LOC110917866 gene encoding peroxisomal membrane protein 11D-like isoform X2 translates to MSMISQDLKTAWSQASDLFSDFLVILFLQLEEHHIMELALAILYLNKAETPDKICRAIQYGSKFVSNGEPGTAQNVDKSTSLATKVFRLFKFVSDLHAIISPTAPGTPLPLVLLGKTFSRKMATYISVQAFCPFTIWGLLMHIWNIFSKLIRVKLIGKLQDGTVFIKKGHDDSQPFEFKEDEEQVIDGLDRAVMTMKKGEVALLKVAPEYAFGSTGSEKELAVVPPNATVTDGCCQRNSLVFRC
- the LOC110917866 gene encoding peroxisomal membrane protein 11D-like isoform X5, producing the protein MELALAILYLNKAETPDKICRAIQYGSKFVSNGEPGTAQNVDKSTSLATKVFRLFKFVSDLHAIISPTAPGTPLPLVLLGKTFSRKMATYISVQAFCPFTIWGLLMHIWNIFSKLIRVKLIGKLQDGTVFIKKGHDDSQPFEFKEDEEQVIDGLDRAVMTMKKGEVALLKVAPEYAFGSTGSEKELAVVPPNATVTDGCCQRNSLVFRC
- the LOC110917866 gene encoding peroxisomal membrane protein 11D-like isoform X3, whose translation is MVVEVGSDKLIMELALAILYLNKAETPDKICRAIQYGSKFVSNGEPGTAQNVDKSTSLATKVFRLFKLSNFMQFVSDLHAIISPTAPGTPLPLVLLGKTFSRKMATYISVQAFCPFTIWGLLMHIWNIFSKLIRVKLIGKLQDGTVFIKKGHDDSQPFEFKEDEEQVIDGLDRAVMTMKKGEVALLKVAPEYAFGSTGSEKELAVVPPNATVTDGCCQRNSLVFRC
- the LOC110917866 gene encoding peroxisomal membrane protein 11D-like isoform X1 — protein: MSMISQDLKTAWSQASDLFSDFLVILFLQLEEHHIMELALAILYLNKAETPDKICRAIQYGSKFVSNGEPGTAQNVDKSTSLATKVFRLFKLSNFMQFVSDLHAIISPTAPGTPLPLVLLGKTFSRKMATYISVQAFCPFTIWGLLMHIWNIFSKLIRVKLIGKLQDGTVFIKKGHDDSQPFEFKEDEEQVIDGLDRAVMTMKKGEVALLKVAPEYAFGSTGSEKELAVVPPNATVTDGCCQRNSLVFRC
- the LOC110917866 gene encoding peroxisomal membrane protein 11D-like isoform X4, yielding MELALAILYLNKAETPDKICRAIQYGSKFVSNGEPGTAQNVDKSTSLATKVFRLFKLSNFMQFVSDLHAIISPTAPGTPLPLVLLGKTFSRKMATYISVQAFCPFTIWGLLMHIWNIFSKLIRVKLIGKLQDGTVFIKKGHDDSQPFEFKEDEEQVIDGLDRAVMTMKKGEVALLKVAPEYAFGSTGSEKELAVVPPNATVTDGCCQRNSLVFRC